Sequence from the Natronomonas marina genome:
GGCGTCGTCGCTGCCCGAGGCCGTCATCGACCAGCTCCGGGAGGGCGGCCGCGTCGTCGCACCCATCGGGACCACCAGCCAGACGCTCGTGCGGGCGACGAAAACGGGCGACGGACTGCGGCGGGAGGAGCACGGCGCCGTCCGGTTCGTCCGGATGCAGGGCGGTGAGGCCTGACGTGCCGGCGGCAGACCCGACGGCCGAGTGGCGCGAACTCGCCCTGCTGTGGGCCGCCCGGCGCTGTGGCGCGCTGGAGGCGCTTGCGACCACCGCGGGCACGCCCGAGGGCGTCGCCGAGGCGGCCGACATCGACCCGGCCGCCGCAGAGCGCCTCGTGGCAGCCCTGCACGCTCGGGGGTTCCTGGCGCGCGTCGGCGACGAGTACGAACCGGCCGACCGGATGCTCGGCTTCCTCACGAAAGCGGACCTCCGCTCCGTCGGCGGATTGCCCGCCGAGGTCGACGCCTTCCAGCGGTGGGTCGACCTTCCGGCCACCCTCGCGGGCGAGGACGTTCCCGAACCGCCCGACGCGGTCCGGAACGAACTCGGTCGGGCGGCGGTGCTCGACGAGACGCGCGTCCGCTCGGAGGTGACGACGGCCGTCCACGCCGCGCCCGACGGCGAGACGGTCGTCCTCGTCGGCGACGGGGCCGGGCGTCGGGGCCGCGAGTTCGCCGACCGCGGCTGGTCCGTCACCCTGCTCGAGGCGCCCGGGCGTATCGACGCCGTCGAACCGCTGCTGCGGTCGACCCCGGTGGACCTCCGGGGCGGCGACGCCACCGACCTCCCCGACTGTGACCTCGTGGTCGGCGTCGGGACGCTCCGGCGTCACGAGCCCGCGGGCGCCCGCGAGGTCGTCGAGGCGGCCAGCGACGCTGCAGGGGCCGCGGTCTTTCTCGACGCGTTCTACGGGGAGACGCCCGACGCGGAACTGTTCGACGTCGGCGCGCTGTCGGCCGGCGAGGGCCGCGTCCACGACGTCGGTGCGGTCCGCTCGTGGCTCGATGCGGCGTTCGGAACGGCGGGGGTCGAGTCGGTCCCCGCCAGCCCGCTGTCGGCCGCGGTCGGGCGCGCGATTGATTAGGCTCCGGGACGGAGTCGACGTATGGACCCCGCGGTGCTGCGCGACGACATGGTCGACAGCCTCGAGCACGAGGCCAAGGCCGTCGTCGGCTCCGAACGGGTCGGCGTCGCGATGCGGGAGGTGCCCCGCGAGCCGTTCGTCGAGGACGACTCGGCGGCCTACGCGGACCGCGCCTTCGAGCGCCTCGGGACGCGGGTGCTGTCGCCGAGCGCCGCCGGCCGCCTGTTCGAGGCGCTGTCCGTCCGCCCGGGCGACGACGTCCTCGTCGTCGGCGTCGGCGTCGGCTACACCGCCGCCGTCGTCGCCGAGATAGCCGGCGAGACCAACGTCCACGGCGTCGACATCGCCCGACGGCTCGTCTACGATGCCCGCTCGAACCTCGAACGAGCGGGCTACCCCGGCGTGCTCGTCGACTGCCGGGACGGCGCCTACGGGCTGGCCGAGTACGCCCCCTACGACCGGATTCTCGTCGAGGCCGCCGCCGTCGAGCCGCCGGCTGCCCTCCTCGACCAGCTGGCACCGGGGGGTCGGCTCGTCATGCCGCTCGGGACCGCCGGCCAGGAACTCGTCGCCATCGAGGACGGCGACCGCGTCGCCGAGTTCGGCACCGTCGCCTACCACCCCATGCTCGTCGAGGGCGAACAGCCCGACGGCGTCGAGCGCAACCGGACCCGCCGCGAGGACCGCGAACACGCCCGCCGGGACGCCGAGCGCCGGAAGGGCTGGGAGCAGTCCTGGATCGACTGGGACGAGCGGGTCTGAGCGGCCGCCCCGTCACTCCCGGACCACGAGCAGCGCCGTGTTCCCCCGCTCGTCGGCGTACTCGCTGCCGGCGGGCGGCTTGACGTCGAACTCGACGGTCCCGTCCCGTTGATTGGCGCCGAGCGTCGGCGAGAGTTCCAGTTCCGCGGTCCCGTTCCGGTCGGTCGTGGCCGTCCGGACGCCGTCGAGCCGTGCCGACCCGCCGCGGGCGACGACCGTCGCGTCGGCGACCCCCTGTCCGTCCGGGTCGACGACGGCCACCTCGATGGTGTGGTTGCCCGGCGCCACGACCTCGGGGGTCGGCCGGACGTCCAGTTCCGTGACGGCGAGCCCGGAGATGCCCGACAGCATGCTCATCATCACCGAGAGGCTGGCGACGCCGACGACTAGGGCGATGACGAGTCGGACCGGCAGTCCCTCGATGGCCCGCTCGTCGTCGCGGAGGCGTTCGAGTTGACGCATGGGGTGGGTGGTCCCGCTCTCGTACTTAAACTCTCGCGGGAACCGCAAGGCACCTGTGTCCGCTCGCGGACGTGCCGCCATGGAACGGCGGGTCGTGCTGCTGGTCGGGGCGGGGGGATTCGCCGGCGCGGTCTGCCGGCACGCCGTCTCGGTCGCGCTGTCGGCGGGCTTTCCCTGGGGGACGCTCGCGGTCAACGTCGCCGGCGCGTTCCTGCTCGGACTGTTCGTCTACGGGAGCGCCGAACTCCGGCGGGTCCCCGAGTCGGCGCGCCTCGTCGTCTCGGCGGGCTTTCTCTCCTCGTTTACCACCTACAGCGCCTTCGCCGCCGAGACGGTCGCGCTCGCGCCGGCGCTGGCGGCGGGTAACGTCTTCGCCAACTACGCGCTCGGCCTCGGGGCCGTCGTCGCCGCCCGAGGGGTGGTCCTGTGGCGCTCGTGACCGCCCTCGCGGTCGGGGTCGGCGGCGCTACCGGCGCGCTCGCCCGCTATGCGGTCGGCGAGGCCCTCGAACGGCGTGCGCTCGACACGCTCGTCGTCAACGTCCTCGGGAGCCTGCTGCTCGGGGTCGTTCTCGGCGCGCCCCTCGGCGGGACCGTCCGTCTCGCGGCCGGCGCCGGGTTCTGTGGGGCGTTCACGACGTTCTCGTCGTTCGCCGTCGAGACGGTTCGACTGGCGGAGGAGGGTCGCGGACGCGCCGCCGCCGCCAACGCCGCCGTGACGCTCGCACTCGCGCTCCCGGCGACGTTTCTCGGGACCGTCCTCGGGTCGGTCGCCGGCGGCTGATGCGGTGGTCGGTCCGCGACGGTGGAACGTCGAGAAAGAGCCGCCTTCAGTCCGTCGAGTCGGCGTTCAGTTGCCGGAGTTCGACCTCGAAGTCGCGCTCGCTCAGCTCCGCCGTGGTCCGGTCCAGTTCCTCGCGGAGTTCGTCGAGGCGGTCGGTCAGCTCCCCGTAAGAGTCGCTTTCCTCCAGTTCCTGGGGCGTCTTCTGGGTCTTGAGTGCGGCCACCTTCGACGCCAGCGAGAACATCTCCTGTAGCTGGTCGTCGTAGGCCGCCCGCGAGAGGAGCGTCTCGACGACGTCGTAGAGGTTCTCGCGTCGGACCGGTTTGACGATATACTCGTCGAAACCCATCTCGATGATGTCGAAATCCGGCTCGACGGCGGTGACCATCGAGATTCCGCAGTCGTACCCCTCGCCGCGGATGTGTTCGACGACCTCGCCCCCGGAGACCTCGGGCATCAGGCGGTCGACGAGCGCCACGTCGACCGACTCGTCCATCCCCTCTATGGCCTCTTCGCCCCCGTAGGCCGTTCGAACGTCGTACTCCTCTGCGAGCCACGCGGCGTAGAGATCCGCGAGGTCGCGCTCGTCGTCTACGACCAGCACGGTCGGTTCGTCTCCGCTCATGACGACCTCATACACGACGGTTACACCCGATGTAAGTAAGGCGTTGCGGCTGTTTTCGCCGTGCGAAGCCACCGGATCGCCCCGGGGCGGCGATCCGCCCCCCGTCACAGCAGAGACGACAGCGGGATGCCGAACACCGCTACGAGGACGACGACCACGTACGAGAACAGCGGGAGTTTCCGCGTCGGCACGGGCCTGGTTCGTTCCCTGCTACGTGGTCTGCGGGTGTATGTTGGACGGATGTCGAACGGTGTTCGGTGTCCGTCCCCGGCGACGTTCGTGAGGCGAACGGCGGGTAGTTCCGGGGGCGTGTGGGGAATCCTCGCGGCGGGACGTCACGGCACACCAGGAGAGCGGTACTACTTAGAGGGACGGTCAGGTAGGCACGTCAATCACGATGGTAGAGCACACCCGGACGCTGGATTTCAAAGTCGCCTACGCCATCGGACTCGGGACGATGATCGCGGCGGGCATCTTCTCGCTGTCGGGGACCGCCGTGGCGCGAATCGGGAGCAGTGCCGTCGTCGCCTTCGTCATCGCGGCGCTGGTGGCCGCGCTGACGGCAGCCTCCTACTCGGAGTTCGCCTCCATCTACTCGGAGAACGGCGGCGGCTACCTATTCTCGTCCCGCACGTTCGAGCACGACACGCTGATTTACACCGTCGGTGCGATGCTGTTTCTCGGTTACACCGGCACGACCGCCTTCTACCTGGCGACGATGGACGAGTGGGTGTTCCGGTTCATCCTCCCGGACTCCATGCACATGCTCCCCCACGGCACCGCCGGCGTGGTGACGGCGATACTGCTGGGCGTCCTGAACGCCCGCGGGACCGAGGAGAGCGGCACCTTCCAGCTGTTCGTGACCGGCGCGAAGGTCGCGGTCCTGTTCGCGTTCGTTGCCGGCGCCTTCGCCTTCCGCGGTCCCTCGACGGCGGTCGGCAACTTCGCCGGCGAGTTCTCCGCCGACCCCATCGGCATCGTCACCATCGCCGCGCTGGCGTTCATCACCTTCTTCGGCTTCTCCGCCATCGCCGCCAGCGCCGGCGAGATCATCGAACCGCGCCGGACGGTGCCGCTCGCCATCGCGGCCAGCATCGTCACCGTCACCGTTCTCTACGCGCTCGTCATCGTCTCGATGGTCAACTCGCCGGTTCCGGCCGAGGTCATCGCAC
This genomic interval carries:
- a CDS encoding protein-L-isoaspartate O-methyltransferase family protein, translating into MDPAVLRDDMVDSLEHEAKAVVGSERVGVAMREVPREPFVEDDSAAYADRAFERLGTRVLSPSAAGRLFEALSVRPGDDVLVVGVGVGYTAAVVAEIAGETNVHGVDIARRLVYDARSNLERAGYPGVLVDCRDGAYGLAEYAPYDRILVEAAAVEPPAALLDQLAPGGRLVMPLGTAGQELVAIEDGDRVAEFGTVAYHPMLVEGEQPDGVERNRTRREDREHARRDAERRKGWEQSWIDWDERV
- a CDS encoding DUF7382 domain-containing protein, which codes for MRQLERLRDDERAIEGLPVRLVIALVVGVASLSVMMSMLSGISGLAVTELDVRPTPEVVAPGNHTIEVAVVDPDGQGVADATVVARGGSARLDGVRTATTDRNGTAELELSPTLGANQRDGTVEFDVKPPAGSEYADERGNTALLVVRE
- a CDS encoding fluoride efflux transporter FluC; translation: MERRVVLLVGAGGFAGAVCRHAVSVALSAGFPWGTLAVNVAGAFLLGLFVYGSAELRRVPESARLVVSAGFLSSFTTYSAFAAETVALAPALAAGNVFANYALGLGAVVAARGVVLWRS
- a CDS encoding fluoride efflux transporter FluC, which codes for MALVTALAVGVGGATGALARYAVGEALERRALDTLVVNVLGSLLLGVVLGAPLGGTVRLAAGAGFCGAFTTFSSFAVETVRLAEEGRGRAAAANAAVTLALALPATFLGTVLGSVAGG
- a CDS encoding HalX domain-containing protein, which produces MSGDEPTVLVVDDERDLADLYAAWLAEEYDVRTAYGGEEAIEGMDESVDVALVDRLMPEVSGGEVVEHIRGEGYDCGISMVTAVEPDFDIIEMGFDEYIVKPVRRENLYDVVETLLSRAAYDDQLQEMFSLASKVAALKTQKTPQELEESDSYGELTDRLDELREELDRTTAELSERDFEVELRQLNADSTD